The Manis javanica isolate MJ-LG chromosome 2, MJ_LKY, whole genome shotgun sequence genome contains a region encoding:
- the CIMIP2B gene encoding ciliary microtubule inner protein 2B, whose amino-acid sequence MAKASTFIPGLNRQSPHYIPGYTGHCLLLRFSIGQTYGQMTGQLLRGSPGLAWSPDHHTLLPPIWPPRSPKLPRGGLPVRHGNERLSSSMIPGYIGFVPQAQFIFAKNCSQVWAEALNDITQAHEGQGSQELPKEAKEEKDTEKDQEPNPGAEKEPELEQEAEQASPYSMDDKDPRKFFKSGFTGYVPCARFLFSSSFPELTNQALKEFGQMYSQGRPQKDPKHLPLLSRTYPPNLGLLPNYRGYVPGYKFQFGHTYGHLTQDALGLSTLQKQLLV is encoded by the exons ATGGCTAAGGCCAGCACCTTCATACCGGGGCTGAACCGTCAGAGCCCTCATTATATCCCGGG GTACACTGGACACTGCCTACTACTTCGGTTCAGCATTGGCCAGACCTATGGGCAGATGACAGGTCAGCTACTTCGAGGCTCCCCTGGCTTGGCCTGGTCCCCTGATCATCACACACTTCTGCCTCCTATTTGGCCTCCAAGATCTCCCAAGCTCCCCAGGGGAGGCCTGCCTGTCAGGCATGGGAATGAAAGGCTTAGCTCCAGCATGATCCCTGGGTACATAG GTTTTGTACCACAGGCACAGTTCATCTTTGCCAAGAACTGCAGCCAGGTCTGGGCTGAGGCTCTGAATGACATTACGCAGGCGCATGAAGGACAAGGGAGTCAAGAACTGCCAAAGGaggccaaggaagaaaaagacacagagaaagaccAAGAGCCAAACCCAGGGGCAGAAAAGGAGCCAGAGCTGGAGCAGGAGGCAGAACAA GCTTCCCCCTATTCCATGGATGACAAAGATCCTCGCAAGTTCTTCAAGTCAG GCTTCACAGGTTATGTGCCCTGTGCCCGCTTCCTCTTCAGCTCCAGCTTTCCTGAGCTCACCAACCAGGCACTTAAGGAATTTGGACAGATGTACTCACAGGGCAGACCCCAGAAGGATCCCAAACATCTCCCCCTACTTTCCAGGACCTACCCTCCAAACCTGGGCCTTTTACCTAACTACAGAGGCTATGTGCCAG GCTATAAGTTCCAGTTCGGCCACACATATGGGCATCTCACTCAGGATGCTCTGGGCCTCAGCACCCTCCAGAAGCAGCTGCTGGTGTAG